In Stutzerimonas stutzeri, a genomic segment contains:
- a CDS encoding Sbal_3080 family lipoprotein, with protein MRAAPLFLLIATLSITGCSIKQTVTPASLSAELAPEICTIPAVGLRDGFNTTYQQLLRDKGFKIRQLAAGSSPERCPLSTTYTGTWRWDLLLYMNYADIRVFERGRQVGQAEYDARWGSGRLDKFISAENKIAELTHQLFHTSARGLGTAGPQVAESTPLSKDAYRAQQLQRLLSENLPYEEYQRRYRQLTEE; from the coding sequence ATGCGCGCCGCCCCGCTGTTTTTGCTTATCGCGACGCTTTCCATCACTGGCTGCAGTATCAAGCAGACCGTCACGCCTGCCAGCCTGTCCGCCGAGCTGGCTCCGGAAATCTGCACGATTCCCGCAGTGGGCCTTCGCGACGGTTTTAACACCACCTACCAGCAGTTGCTCAGGGACAAAGGCTTCAAAATCCGCCAGTTGGCTGCTGGCAGCAGCCCGGAGCGCTGCCCGCTCAGCACCACCTATACCGGCACCTGGCGTTGGGATCTGCTGCTTTATATGAACTACGCCGACATCCGCGTCTTCGAGAGAGGCCGCCAAGTGGGCCAGGCCGAATATGACGCGCGCTGGGGCAGCGGCCGGTTGGACAAGTTTATCAGCGCTGAAAACAAGATCGCCGAACTGACCCACCAGCTCTTCCACACTAGTGCCCGCGGGCTTGGAACGGCCGGTCCCCAGGTCGCCGAGAGCACGCCGCTGAGCAAGGACGCCTACCGCGCGCAGCAACTGCAGCGGTTGCTGAGTGAAAACCTGCCCTACGAGGAATACCAACGCCGCTATCGGCAGCTGACAGAGGAGTAG
- a CDS encoding NTP/NDP exchange transporter yields the protein MMTSLAARASALINARPGELKAALAGFGLFFCLFAGYFMLRPIRESMGIQGGVDNLQWLFTATFFSMLLAVPLFAWLNSRVARIHYIDWVYGFFCLNLLLFAGLFFVLGDSIWLARVFYVWISVYNLFVVSVAWSLMADVFDAPQARRLFAFIAAGASVGGLVGPALSALLVGLLGQFGLMLLAALLLAAAVAIKHYLMAWREVLGAGRPGAEHAESPRRPVAGNPFSGLTRVLGSSYLLGIAAFVLLLTTASTFLYFEQARLVAELFPDRAEQVRVFGVIDFVVQAGALLSQLFITGRIAQRLGVRVLLVAVPALVCLGFIGLAMAPTFAVLAAVMIVRRIGEYAFVRPGREMLFAPLDAESKYKAKNFIDTVVYRGGDAMSGWVKSLLDSLGQGAVLVALVGAVCAAVWGAVGWFLGGRADHVNTEKLAGRD from the coding sequence ATGATGACTTCGCTTGCCGCGCGGGCTTCCGCGCTGATCAACGCCCGCCCTGGTGAGCTGAAAGCGGCGCTGGCCGGTTTCGGTCTGTTCTTTTGCCTGTTCGCTGGCTATTTCATGCTGCGGCCGATCCGCGAGTCGATGGGTATCCAGGGCGGCGTCGACAATCTGCAGTGGCTGTTCACCGCGACCTTCTTCTCTATGCTGCTGGCCGTGCCGCTGTTTGCCTGGCTCAACTCGCGCGTGGCACGCATTCATTACATCGATTGGGTGTACGGCTTCTTCTGCCTCAACCTGCTGCTGTTTGCCGGGCTGTTCTTTGTTCTGGGCGACAGCATCTGGCTGGCGCGGGTGTTCTACGTGTGGATCTCGGTCTACAACCTGTTCGTGGTTTCGGTGGCCTGGAGCCTGATGGCCGACGTGTTCGATGCGCCTCAGGCACGCCGTCTGTTCGCCTTCATCGCAGCTGGAGCCAGCGTTGGGGGGCTTGTCGGGCCGGCTCTGAGCGCCTTGCTGGTGGGCCTGCTTGGGCAGTTCGGCCTGATGCTGCTGGCGGCGCTGCTGCTGGCGGCTGCGGTGGCGATCAAGCACTACCTGATGGCGTGGCGCGAGGTGCTGGGCGCTGGCCGACCCGGCGCCGAACATGCCGAAAGCCCGCGGCGGCCGGTCGCCGGCAATCCGTTCAGCGGTCTGACGCGGGTGCTGGGTTCCAGCTATCTGCTGGGCATTGCTGCCTTTGTCCTGCTGCTGACCACGGCCAGCACCTTTCTTTACTTCGAGCAGGCGCGATTGGTCGCCGAGCTGTTCCCGGACCGCGCTGAGCAGGTGCGGGTATTCGGCGTGATCGACTTCGTCGTGCAGGCCGGCGCACTGTTGTCCCAGCTGTTCATCACCGGACGCATCGCCCAGCGCCTCGGGGTACGGGTGCTGCTGGTGGCGGTGCCGGCATTGGTCTGCCTGGGTTTCATCGGCTTGGCGATGGCCCCGACTTTCGCCGTGCTGGCTGCGGTGATGATTGTGCGAAGGATCGGCGAGTACGCCTTCGTGCGACCGGGGCGGGAAATGCTCTTCGCACCGCTGGACGCGGAGAGCAAATACAAGGCGAAGAACTTCATTGATACCGTGGTCTATCGTGGCGGCGACGCTATGAGCGGCTGGGTCAAGAGCCTGCTCGACAGCCTCGGCCAAGGTGCGGTGCTAGTCGCCCTGGTCGGCGCCGTCTGTGCCGCGGTGTGGGGTGCCGTGGGCTGGTTCCTCGGTGGGCGTGCCGATCACGTCAATACAGAGAAGCTGGCGGGGCGCGACTAA
- a CDS encoding aldo/keto reductase, giving the protein MQTRRQLLHRSALLATIAACGTLWPLFARAAEPLRMRKIPTSGELLPVVGLGTSRTHDISLDDSEMQDLLEVLRVLVEGGAKLIDTAPSYGNADRVVGELVQRQSAREQVFLATKVSSTGRERGLAQIEDSFKALQTDTIDLIQVHNLQDTSTQLGLLRELKEQGRIRYIGVTHYVESAHDRLLEVLKQEPVDFVQFNYSVSERNAEKQLLPYCADNGIATLINRPFTRGNLLSRVKGKPLPAWAAEIDASSWAQLLLKFILAEPAVTAVIPATSTPRYMADNILAGQGRLPDARQRQLVVEAFQ; this is encoded by the coding sequence ATGCAGACGCGCCGCCAGCTGCTCCATCGTTCCGCCCTGTTAGCCACCATTGCCGCCTGTGGCACCTTATGGCCGTTGTTCGCCCGAGCTGCCGAACCGTTGCGCATGCGCAAGATTCCAACCTCGGGCGAATTACTCCCGGTGGTCGGGCTGGGCACCTCCCGTACCCACGACATCAGCCTCGACGATAGTGAAATGCAGGACCTGCTCGAGGTGCTGAGGGTATTAGTCGAAGGCGGCGCCAAGCTGATCGACACCGCTCCGAGCTATGGCAATGCCGACCGAGTGGTGGGCGAACTGGTTCAGCGGCAGAGCGCACGCGAGCAGGTGTTCCTCGCCACCAAGGTATCGTCCACTGGCCGCGAGCGTGGCCTCGCGCAGATCGAGGACAGCTTCAAGGCACTGCAGACCGACACCATCGACCTGATCCAGGTGCACAACCTGCAGGACACCAGCACTCAGCTCGGCCTGCTGCGTGAGCTCAAGGAGCAAGGCCGCATCCGCTATATCGGGGTGACGCACTATGTCGAATCCGCGCATGACCGATTACTCGAGGTGCTCAAGCAGGAGCCTGTCGACTTCGTCCAATTCAACTACTCGGTCAGCGAGCGCAATGCCGAGAAGCAGCTGTTGCCGTACTGCGCCGACAACGGTATCGCGACGCTGATCAACCGACCCTTTACCCGTGGCAACCTGCTCTCGCGGGTGAAGGGCAAGCCGCTGCCGGCGTGGGCGGCCGAGATCGACGCCAGTTCCTGGGCGCAACTGCTGCTCAAGTTCATCCTGGCCGAGCCAGCCGTCACCGCGGTGATCCCCGCAACCTCCACGCCGCGCTATATGGCCGACAACATCCTGGCTGGGCAGGGCCGGCTGCCGGACGCGCGCCAGCGGCAACTGGTCGTTGAAGCCTTCCAGTAA
- a CDS encoding HPF/RaiA family ribosome-associated protein, which produces MHVQVNSHHIPGSVELHEWVGSTIEERLERFDEFLTRVEVHVSDENAQKAGADDKRCQIEARPKGHQAVSVTHKAESVQLAVDGAAEKMRHALEHLMGKLDTKVLSAGEINDPLLDEQPQAVKDAMLEEEFLEKQDELDKP; this is translated from the coding sequence ATGCATGTTCAAGTCAACAGCCATCACATCCCCGGTAGCGTCGAGTTGCATGAGTGGGTAGGGTCGACCATAGAGGAGCGGCTGGAGCGATTCGACGAGTTCCTCACCCGGGTCGAGGTGCACGTCAGCGACGAGAACGCACAAAAGGCTGGTGCCGATGACAAGCGCTGCCAAATAGAAGCGCGGCCCAAGGGCCACCAAGCCGTCTCGGTGACCCATAAGGCTGAGTCGGTGCAGTTGGCTGTCGACGGCGCCGCTGAGAAGATGCGCCATGCCCTCGAACACCTGATGGGCAAGTTGGACACCAAAGTATTGTCGGCTGGTGAGATCAACGATCCGTTGCTTGACGAGCAACCGCAGGCCGTCAAGGACGCGATGCTCGAAGAGGAATTCCTGGAAAAGCAGGATGAACTCGATAAGCCATGA